From a single Alkalihalophilus pseudofirmus genomic region:
- the rlmD gene encoding 23S rRNA (uracil(1939)-C(5))-methyltransferase RlmD, whose protein sequence is MKQPYKRNTKARDEKQSVELKVGQKIPLTIKRLGINGEGVGYFKRKVVFVPGALPGEEIVGEVTKAGARFTEAKISKIRKKSKERIEPPCPIYDQCGGCQLQHMEYQATLVSKQDIIRQAFERHTKLNMEKQVIQPTIGMEDPWYYRNKSQLQVAKKGGRVIAGLYAMNSHKVIDLSACMVQHKATNKVTRVMKQILSDLNVSIYDERKHTGLIRTIVTRVGFETGHVQVVLVTNEKEIPRQNVLIEEIKKRLPEVNSLMQNINGNKTSLIFGEETVHLDGEEVIEEKLGDISFELSARAFFQLNPIQTVKLYNEAKRAAKLTGTEKVVDAYCGVGTIGLWLADGAEEVRGMDVIEASIIDARVNADKHGYDHFTYEVGTAEEWLPKWVKEGWKPDVVVVDPPRTGCDETLLRTITGVKPKRVVYVSCNPSTLAKDVEYLRTKGYKVDNIQPVDMFPWTAQVESVTVLSKS, encoded by the coding sequence ATGAAACAGCCATATAAACGAAATACAAAAGCCCGTGATGAAAAGCAGTCTGTTGAGTTAAAAGTGGGCCAGAAAATTCCTTTAACCATCAAGCGCCTTGGCATTAACGGGGAAGGAGTCGGCTATTTTAAACGTAAGGTTGTCTTTGTACCAGGAGCATTACCAGGTGAGGAAATAGTCGGCGAAGTGACAAAGGCAGGTGCTAGGTTCACAGAAGCTAAGATTTCGAAGATCAGAAAGAAATCTAAGGAACGAATTGAGCCACCTTGCCCGATCTATGATCAATGCGGCGGCTGTCAGCTGCAGCATATGGAATATCAGGCTACGCTTGTAAGCAAGCAAGATATTATCAGACAAGCTTTTGAACGTCATACAAAGCTTAATATGGAGAAGCAGGTTATTCAGCCGACAATTGGCATGGAAGACCCTTGGTACTACCGAAATAAAAGCCAGCTGCAAGTTGCTAAAAAGGGCGGTCGTGTCATTGCTGGACTTTATGCGATGAATTCCCATAAGGTAATCGATTTATCAGCCTGTATGGTGCAGCATAAAGCAACAAATAAAGTAACGAGAGTAATGAAACAGATTTTATCTGATTTAAACGTCTCTATTTATGATGAGCGCAAGCATACAGGGCTTATTCGCACAATCGTTACCCGTGTTGGATTTGAAACAGGTCATGTACAGGTCGTATTAGTGACGAATGAAAAGGAAATTCCAAGACAGAATGTATTGATTGAAGAGATTAAGAAGCGCCTTCCTGAAGTGAATTCGCTTATGCAGAATATTAACGGCAACAAGACGTCGCTTATTTTTGGAGAAGAAACCGTCCACCTAGATGGGGAAGAAGTAATTGAAGAGAAACTTGGAGATATTTCATTTGAATTGTCAGCGAGAGCGTTCTTTCAATTGAACCCTATTCAAACCGTTAAACTATATAATGAAGCAAAGCGTGCAGCGAAGTTAACCGGGACGGAAAAAGTGGTTGACGCGTATTGCGGAGTTGGGACAATCGGCTTATGGCTTGCTGATGGGGCAGAAGAAGTTCGAGGCATGGATGTGATTGAAGCTTCTATTATCGACGCAAGAGTGAATGCCGATAAGCATGGTTATGATCATTTTACGTACGAGGTAGGAACGGCTGAAGAATGGCTGCCTAAGTGGGTGAAAGAAGGATGGAAGCCAGATGTGGTCGTAGTAGACCCACCAAGAACAGGCTGTGACGAGACGTTGCTTCGTACTATTACGGGTGTTAAACCCAAAAGAGTGGTCTATGTATCCTGTAATCCGTCTACTCTTGCCAAAGATGTTGAGTACTTGAGAACAAAAGGATATAAGGTAGATAATATTCAGCCAGTCGACATGTTTCCATGGACGGCGCAGGTTGAGAGTGTTACGGTGTTATCAAAATCATAA
- a CDS encoding amino acid ABC transporter permease, whose translation MNVLPYLLKGLQLTLLITLVGVAIGFVIGAFIGLARVSKNKFIYGLATVYVEVIRGTPILVQILFIYFGFPDLLGITLDKVTASIIAIALNAGAYIAEIVRGSVESIEKGQREAGRSLGLSSSQTMRYIIWPQALRRMIPPLGNQFIISLKDTSLFSVIAVGELLYQGRQYASATFTYFEPYLMVCVLYLMITIPASVFLRRVERRLDR comes from the coding sequence CTCATCACTCTAGTTGGTGTTGCAATCGGTTTTGTCATCGGAGCCTTTATAGGACTTGCCAGAGTATCTAAAAACAAATTTATTTATGGACTTGCTACGGTGTATGTTGAGGTTATTCGAGGCACTCCCATCCTAGTGCAAATTTTATTTATCTATTTCGGTTTTCCGGATTTGCTCGGGATTACACTAGATAAAGTTACTGCCTCTATTATTGCGATCGCTTTAAATGCCGGAGCATATATTGCAGAAATTGTGCGTGGTTCTGTTGAGTCCATTGAAAAAGGCCAGCGGGAAGCAGGACGCTCTCTTGGATTATCCTCTTCTCAAACGATGCGCTATATTATTTGGCCCCAGGCGTTAAGACGAATGATTCCACCGCTTGGAAATCAATTTATTATCAGTTTAAAAGATACATCCCTCTTCTCTGTTATCGCAGTGGGAGAATTATTATACCAAGGCCGACAATATGCCTCAGCAACATTTACATATTTTGAACCGTATTTAATGGTATGTGTGCTCTATTTAATGATTACCATTCCAGCGAGTGTGTTTTTACGTCGAGTTGAACGGAGGTTGGACCGCTGA
- a CDS encoding M20/M25/M40 family metallo-hydrolase yields MNRNMKGNMKGNWNSTEKLIHLLGELTAVESVVGTSKEVEMGEKIEELVNQIEYFKAHPEAVCRIPIKDDHWNRFSVTAVYEGNPNDSSAYVLLSHFDVVGVDDFGQYKDLAFDHHRYTKQLEQLEDLTEDAATDLATGEWLFGRGVMDMKAGLAVQLAVMSDAIENRKPINLILLATPDEERNSEGMLAAVEWLAELKQTKGYDQMVGICSEPSFTSFPGDQSKYVYTGSVGKMLPLVCAVGLETHVGEPLAGVNASWMISEVVSEMELSDRFYEQSGEEIVPPPTVLRLADLKYEYNVQTPTFAYATFNILTYTKTVQDVLNEVNEVVSESADKINQRLSGRYQTYKVKRQHPAVSVYTYGELKERGTALYGESFTGQLESISKRVYQNGGDTRDVTIALAKEVGDYFVDLAPFYLVMLAPPFYPSVRLEEKNADEAALLYEVGELQKWTEETFGENISRMHYFPGLSDVSYGKMDKDLKVKQTLEREMPALSNGYDLPITAIQSLQMATVNIGPYGKDAHKRTERLHLPFFTDVTPYMLMRFIDQMIKK; encoded by the coding sequence ATGAATCGGAATATGAAAGGGAATATGAAAGGTAATTGGAATTCAACAGAGAAGCTCATTCATTTACTTGGAGAGCTTACTGCAGTAGAAAGTGTCGTGGGAACGTCTAAAGAAGTAGAAATGGGAGAGAAGATAGAAGAGCTTGTAAACCAAATTGAATACTTCAAAGCACATCCAGAGGCTGTTTGCAGAATTCCTATTAAGGATGACCATTGGAATCGTTTTAGCGTAACAGCAGTTTATGAAGGCAATCCAAATGATTCGTCGGCTTACGTTCTATTAAGTCATTTTGATGTGGTAGGGGTGGATGATTTCGGTCAATATAAAGATCTAGCCTTTGATCACCACAGATATACGAAGCAATTAGAGCAGCTGGAAGATCTCACAGAAGATGCAGCAACAGACTTAGCAACTGGAGAATGGCTTTTTGGACGTGGAGTAATGGATATGAAAGCCGGTCTAGCAGTCCAGCTGGCCGTTATGAGTGATGCGATTGAGAATCGGAAACCAATTAATCTTATTTTGCTTGCAACTCCAGATGAAGAAAGAAACTCAGAAGGAATGCTTGCGGCTGTTGAGTGGTTAGCTGAGCTGAAGCAAACAAAAGGATATGATCAAATGGTCGGGATTTGTTCAGAGCCTAGCTTCACGAGCTTTCCTGGGGATCAATCTAAATATGTCTATACTGGCTCAGTTGGTAAAATGCTGCCGCTTGTTTGTGCGGTTGGACTTGAGACGCATGTTGGTGAACCGCTTGCTGGAGTGAATGCATCTTGGATGATCTCAGAGGTAGTTTCTGAGATGGAGTTATCTGACCGTTTTTATGAACAAAGCGGGGAGGAGATCGTTCCCCCGCCAACCGTGCTGCGTCTTGCTGATTTGAAGTATGAGTACAATGTGCAAACTCCTACATTTGCCTATGCAACATTTAATATTTTGACCTATACGAAAACCGTACAGGATGTACTAAATGAAGTGAACGAGGTTGTATCTGAGTCTGCGGATAAAATTAATCAAAGACTAAGCGGCCGTTATCAAACGTATAAAGTGAAGCGTCAGCACCCTGCTGTTTCTGTTTATACGTACGGAGAACTTAAAGAGAGAGGAACAGCTTTATACGGTGAATCTTTCACAGGTCAATTAGAGAGCATTTCAAAGCGTGTATATCAAAATGGAGGTGACACACGAGATGTCACCATTGCCCTTGCAAAAGAAGTTGGAGACTATTTTGTTGACCTTGCGCCTTTCTATTTAGTCATGCTCGCGCCGCCATTTTATCCTTCGGTAAGATTAGAAGAGAAAAATGCGGATGAAGCAGCATTGCTTTATGAGGTAGGAGAGCTGCAAAAGTGGACAGAAGAAACATTTGGAGAGAACATTAGCAGAATGCATTATTTCCCGGGCCTGTCTGATGTTAGCTATGGGAAAATGGATAAGGACTTAAAAGTTAAACAAACCCTTGAGCGAGAAATGCCTGCCTTATCAAATGGATATGATTTGCCGATCACCGCCATACAGAGTTTACAAATGGCTACTGTGAATATTGGGCCGTATGGAAAAGATGCACATAAACGTACGGAGCGGCTGCACCTGCCGTTTTTTACAGATGTTACTCCGTATATGTTAATGCGCTTTATTGATCAAATGATAAAGAAGTAA
- the pdaA gene encoding delta-lactam-biosynthetic de-N-acetylase — translation MIKKTTVLLFLFFVCFNITAGGIHAYDSKTYNWSFKPAKDNKPVTTESLYIQMLEDTGGFFIGDTTKKELYLTFDNGYENGYTEKILDVLKEKEVPAAFFVTGHYLDSASDLVVRMVNEGHIVGNHSWHHPSLPEIGEGRLMEELTKVKNRFTELTGEKEMNYLRPPRGQFSERSLALSAKLGYTNVFWSMAYKDWEVNNQKGGQYAYDQIMKRIHPGAIMLIHSISSDNAEALPKVIDEARKQGYTFKSLDDYMFSQKIEQLPFP, via the coding sequence ATGATCAAAAAAACAACAGTCCTCCTCTTTCTTTTCTTCGTTTGTTTCAACATAACAGCAGGCGGCATTCATGCTTACGACTCCAAAACGTATAACTGGAGCTTCAAACCTGCAAAAGATAATAAGCCTGTTACAACCGAGTCTCTATATATTCAAATGCTCGAAGATACAGGAGGCTTCTTTATTGGGGATACAACGAAAAAAGAACTGTACTTAACTTTTGATAATGGGTATGAAAATGGATACACAGAAAAGATTTTAGATGTGTTAAAAGAAAAAGAAGTACCAGCTGCGTTTTTTGTCACCGGTCATTACTTAGATTCTGCATCAGACCTTGTAGTGAGAATGGTCAATGAGGGCCATATTGTCGGTAATCACTCTTGGCATCATCCAAGTCTTCCTGAAATCGGTGAGGGAAGATTGATGGAAGAGTTAACTAAGGTAAAAAACAGATTTACAGAACTCACAGGCGAAAAAGAGATGAATTACCTCAGACCTCCTCGAGGACAATTCAGCGAACGTTCGTTAGCCTTATCTGCCAAATTAGGCTACACCAATGTATTTTGGTCCATGGCCTATAAAGATTGGGAAGTGAATAATCAAAAAGGCGGACAGTACGCATATGATCAAATCATGAAACGAATTCATCCAGGAGCCATCATGCTGATACACTCTATTTCTAGTGACAATGCAGAAGCTCTGCCAAAAGTAATCGATGAGGCTAGAAAACAAGGCTACACCTTCAAAAGCCTAGATGACTACATGTTCAGCCAAAAAATCGAACAACTCCCATTTCCATAA
- a CDS encoding penicillin acylase family protein, giving the protein MAIQTGVGDQAVRTKKKWPKIVGITAAVLFIVLIGAGSWLYMQVVKPLPTIEGEVTLEALDMPVSVWRDEMGVPHIEAENEKDLYIAQGYVTAQDRLFQMDLSRRQASGMLSEVIGEAALDTDKFFRSFGLRRAAEASAELYSDEAKEVLSAYAIGVNAFIREAKEKGTMPIEFRILGYEPEEWSETDSLTIGKYMAFDLGGHWEGQAFRYYLAQKFSEDEALELFPSYPDDGALVIEELKAHKLELTDRFLAAVIPDPFNGSNNWVLSGDKTETGMPILADDPHLGLATPAIWYETHLQSPEQNVTGVIFAGVPGIILGHNEIIAWGVTNVGPDVQDLYIERRHDENAYLFEYMGEWEEATVYDELIKVKDEEDVHYEVVETRHGPIISEFAYDDDDEYALALRWTAHLPSPELEAVLKFNKATDWDSFSEALESFHTPAQNFVFADVNGTIAYRANGLIPIRSKGDSLIPVPGWTGEYEWEGFIPWEELPTVVNPEQGFIATANNKIVNDDYPYHITHTWAQPFRQQRIYDVLGSGDTFTTEDMKLLQNDIHNLQAEEMLPILLNSVEDSAELRDEDQQALKLLREWDFKDHKDLGAPLIFHLWMQQISDELFKDRIDESMMELFDNRAGAVDELIRRADRGERSEWIEAQGGIDQLLLTSLQETTNRIVRLQGRDANDWNWGEFHSVAFAHPLSSVAPLHLLFNSEPTPMSGSRVTVMAASWNAETGNVTNGAGWRGVMDLSDLSRSEHVVGPGQSGHVRSPWYHNQIKDWTQAGYHKTLLNPEEYQTKSKHLMLTP; this is encoded by the coding sequence TTGGCGATTCAGACGGGGGTTGGGGATCAAGCGGTTAGGACAAAGAAAAAATGGCCTAAAATTGTAGGAATTACAGCAGCTGTATTGTTCATTGTACTCATTGGGGCGGGGAGCTGGTTATACATGCAGGTTGTTAAGCCGCTCCCGACAATCGAGGGGGAGGTCACTCTAGAAGCTCTTGATATGCCGGTATCTGTATGGCGAGACGAGATGGGGGTTCCTCATATTGAAGCTGAAAATGAGAAGGATCTCTATATTGCTCAAGGATATGTGACAGCTCAAGATAGATTATTTCAAATGGACTTAAGCCGTAGACAAGCTTCAGGTATGTTAAGTGAAGTGATAGGTGAAGCGGCTCTTGATACGGATAAATTTTTTCGCTCATTTGGCTTAAGAAGGGCAGCAGAGGCATCAGCAGAATTATATTCAGATGAAGCGAAAGAGGTGCTTAGCGCCTATGCGATCGGTGTTAATGCATTTATTCGTGAAGCGAAAGAAAAGGGTACCATGCCAATTGAGTTTCGAATCTTAGGTTATGAACCGGAGGAATGGTCAGAGACAGATTCTTTAACAATCGGAAAATATATGGCGTTTGATTTAGGGGGACATTGGGAAGGCCAAGCATTTAGATATTATTTAGCGCAAAAATTTTCAGAGGATGAAGCACTTGAATTGTTTCCTAGCTATCCTGACGATGGGGCGCTCGTCATTGAGGAGTTAAAAGCACATAAGCTTGAGTTAACCGATCGTTTTCTCGCAGCTGTCATTCCCGATCCTTTTAACGGGAGTAATAACTGGGTTCTAAGCGGAGATAAGACCGAGACGGGGATGCCGATTCTAGCTGATGATCCACATTTAGGATTAGCGACACCAGCCATTTGGTATGAAACTCACCTGCAGTCACCTGAACAAAATGTGACTGGCGTTATTTTTGCAGGGGTTCCAGGCATTATTTTAGGTCATAACGAAATTATTGCTTGGGGCGTTACAAACGTAGGTCCTGATGTGCAGGATCTTTATATCGAAAGAAGGCATGATGAGAACGCTTACTTATTTGAGTATATGGGAGAGTGGGAGGAAGCAACGGTATATGATGAGCTGATTAAAGTAAAAGACGAGGAAGATGTTCATTATGAAGTCGTTGAAACAAGACATGGCCCGATCATTTCAGAATTCGCCTATGATGACGATGATGAATATGCCCTTGCCCTAAGGTGGACAGCTCATCTCCCATCACCTGAATTAGAGGCTGTGTTGAAGTTTAATAAAGCAACTGATTGGGACAGCTTTAGCGAGGCACTTGAATCCTTTCATACACCGGCACAAAATTTTGTCTTTGCAGATGTTAACGGGACGATTGCTTATCGTGCAAACGGCTTAATTCCTATCCGCTCTAAAGGAGACAGCTTAATTCCTGTGCCTGGCTGGACTGGGGAGTATGAATGGGAAGGCTTTATCCCATGGGAGGAGCTGCCGACTGTGGTTAATCCTGAACAAGGATTTATTGCAACGGCCAACAATAAGATTGTAAATGATGATTACCCATATCATATCACTCACACATGGGCTCAGCCGTTTAGACAGCAGCGAATATATGATGTGCTTGGAAGCGGAGATACATTTACGACAGAAGATATGAAACTGCTGCAGAATGATATTCATAATTTACAAGCAGAAGAAATGCTCCCAATATTATTAAATAGTGTAGAAGATTCTGCAGAGTTAAGGGATGAAGATCAACAGGCATTAAAACTTCTTCGCGAGTGGGATTTTAAAGACCATAAAGATTTAGGGGCGCCGCTCATTTTTCATTTATGGATGCAGCAAATTTCTGATGAGCTCTTTAAAGATCGAATTGATGAATCAATGATGGAGCTTTTTGATAATCGTGCTGGTGCAGTAGATGAATTAATCAGGCGAGCAGACCGCGGAGAGAGAAGTGAATGGATCGAAGCACAAGGCGGAATTGATCAGTTGTTGTTGACATCCTTACAAGAGACAACGAATCGAATTGTTCGGCTGCAAGGTCGTGATGCAAATGATTGGAATTGGGGAGAGTTTCATTCGGTCGCATTTGCTCATCCGCTCTCTAGTGTAGCTCCTCTTCATCTATTATTTAATAGCGAGCCCACGCCAATGAGCGGAAGTCGCGTCACGGTGATGGCGGCAAGTTGGAATGCTGAAACCGGAAATGTTACAAATGGTGCAGGCTGGAGAGGGGTTATGGATCTTTCAGATTTATCTAGAAGTGAGCATGTAGTTGGCCCTGGTCAATCAGGTCATGTCAGAAGCCCTTGGTACCACAACCAAATAAAAGATTGGACACAAGCAGGCTATCACAAAACATTGCTCAACCCTGAAGAATACCAAACCAAAAGTAAGCATTTGATGCTGACACCATAG
- a CDS encoding (S)-benzoin forming benzil reductase: protein MNYLIITGGTRGLGEEIVKSFAKEDTHIISIARGENQELQALVEDRGGKFTPIQFDLADIEKVENLMEEVFHRIDKKSAKSIHLVNNAGIVAPIKPIERCEAEEIIKSQHVNLVAPMLMISSFCKMTASLHCEKRVINVSSGAAKRPIFGWSSYGSSKAGLDLFSQGAALDQEKTEHPVKVLSFYPGIMDTDMQAEIRSSAKKDFINVETFQNYKEEGKLLSPKQVAEVVVQLLETDSFPNGEVVAVQDYL from the coding sequence ATGAATTACTTAATTATCACAGGCGGGACAAGAGGTTTAGGAGAAGAGATTGTGAAATCATTTGCCAAAGAAGATACTCATATTATTAGTATTGCACGAGGAGAGAATCAAGAGCTTCAAGCATTAGTTGAAGATAGAGGCGGAAAGTTCACACCTATTCAATTTGATCTTGCGGATATAGAGAAAGTGGAAAATTTAATGGAAGAAGTATTTCATCGTATCGATAAAAAGAGTGCTAAGAGCATCCATCTTGTTAACAACGCTGGCATTGTTGCTCCTATTAAGCCGATAGAAAGATGTGAAGCCGAAGAGATCATCAAAAGCCAGCATGTAAATTTAGTAGCACCGATGCTGATGATTTCATCGTTTTGCAAGATGACTGCATCACTTCATTGTGAAAAACGAGTGATTAATGTGTCCTCAGGGGCAGCTAAGCGACCTATCTTTGGATGGAGCAGCTATGGAAGTTCTAAGGCTGGGTTAGACTTATTTAGTCAAGGGGCAGCGCTTGATCAAGAAAAGACAGAGCATCCAGTCAAAGTGCTTTCGTTCTATCCAGGAATTATGGACACCGACATGCAAGCAGAAATCCGTTCTTCAGCAAAAAAAGATTTTATTAACGTTGAAACATTCCAGAACTATAAAGAAGAAGGAAAGCTCCTTTCACCGAAACAGGTGGCTGAGGTGGTCGTTCAGCTGTTAGAGACTGATTCTTTTCCTAATGGAGAAGTAGTAGCGGTTCAAGATTATCTATAA
- a CDS encoding amino acid ABC transporter ATP-binding protein — translation MIQVKDLRKSFGETEVLKGITTEIHEKEVVCVIGPSGSGKSTFLRCLNLLEDVTSGDVIVDGSNLIDPKVNINDVRSRVGMVFQHFNLFPHMSVLDNVTLAPIKVKGLSKAEAERAAKPLLDKVGLGEKANVYPNSLSGGQKQRVAIARALAMNPKIMLFDEPTSALDPELVGEVLEVMKELAEEGMTMVVVTHEMGFAKEVSDRVFFIDEGIFMEEGEPTQIFEDPKHPRLKSFLSKVL, via the coding sequence ATGATTCAAGTAAAAGATCTACGTAAATCATTTGGAGAAACAGAAGTATTGAAAGGGATCACTACAGAAATTCATGAAAAAGAAGTGGTCTGTGTCATTGGCCCTTCAGGTTCTGGTAAAAGTACGTTCTTACGTTGTTTAAATTTATTAGAAGACGTTACCTCAGGCGATGTTATCGTTGATGGCAGCAATTTAATCGATCCAAAAGTAAACATTAACGATGTTCGCTCTAGAGTAGGTATGGTGTTTCAGCACTTTAATCTTTTCCCACATATGTCGGTGCTTGATAATGTAACCCTTGCGCCTATCAAAGTAAAAGGCCTCTCAAAAGCTGAAGCAGAGCGCGCAGCTAAGCCTTTATTAGACAAAGTTGGACTAGGAGAAAAAGCCAACGTCTATCCAAACAGCCTGTCTGGGGGGCAAAAACAGCGAGTAGCGATTGCCCGCGCCCTAGCGATGAACCCAAAAATTATGTTATTCGATGAACCTACCTCTGCACTCGATCCAGAACTTGTTGGAGAAGTGCTTGAGGTTATGAAAGAGCTTGCAGAAGAAGGCATGACAATGGTAGTTGTCACTCACGAAATGGGCTTCGCCAAAGAAGTCAGCGACCGAGTCTTCTTCATTGATGAAGGAATTTTCATGGAAGAAGGAGAACCAACCCAAATATTCGAAGACCCCAAACACCCAAGACTAAAATCATTTCTAAGCAAGGTGTTGTAG
- a CDS encoding aldo/keto reductase, translating to MERIQLTEDLSFSRFVHGLWRLSDWNYTKQETLSLINEAIETGITTFDHADIYGSYTCEERFGEALALMPSIREKMEIVTKCGIVLESENRPEHRSHHYITSKKHIIQSAERSLANLHTDYIDVLLIHRPDPMMDPSEVARAFTQLKKEGKVRAFGVSNFKDHQLSMLQSYLDEKLVTNQIEVSPYELENIHDGTLNVCLRERIAPMAWSPLAGGKLFTGEDDKSIRLRESLTKIQQETGAASMDQVAYAWLLKHPAKIMPIIGSGNIERIQGAAAAAEIELNLDQWFEILHSSMGHEVP from the coding sequence ATGGAGCGTATCCAACTAACAGAAGACCTGTCATTTTCCCGCTTTGTACATGGGTTATGGCGTTTATCAGATTGGAATTATACAAAACAAGAGACTCTCTCTTTAATTAACGAAGCAATAGAAACAGGCATTACAACGTTTGACCATGCTGATATTTATGGGAGCTACACATGTGAGGAACGTTTTGGAGAAGCTTTAGCTCTCATGCCATCAATCCGCGAGAAAATGGAGATTGTTACAAAATGTGGCATTGTACTGGAGTCTGAAAATCGTCCAGAGCATCGTTCCCACCATTATATTACGTCAAAAAAACATATTATTCAGTCGGCAGAAAGATCCCTGGCCAATTTACATACGGACTATATTGATGTCTTACTTATTCATCGTCCTGACCCAATGATGGACCCTAGTGAAGTTGCTCGTGCATTCACTCAGCTAAAGAAAGAAGGGAAAGTAAGAGCATTCGGAGTATCTAACTTCAAGGATCATCAGTTGTCGATGCTGCAATCATATCTAGATGAAAAACTGGTAACAAATCAAATTGAAGTTTCTCCTTATGAACTTGAAAATATTCATGATGGGACACTGAATGTTTGTCTGCGTGAGCGCATAGCTCCTATGGCTTGGTCACCTCTTGCAGGAGGGAAGCTATTTACAGGAGAAGATGATAAGAGTATTAGACTGCGAGAATCATTAACAAAGATCCAACAAGAGACAGGGGCAGCCTCTATGGATCAAGTCGCTTATGCATGGCTGTTGAAGCACCCAGCAAAGATCATGCCGATCATTGGATCAGGAAATATCGAACGGATTCAAGGGGCAGCTGCAGCGGCAGAGATTGAACTGAACTTAGATCAATGGTTTGAGATTTTGCACAGTTCAATGGGCCATGAAGTACCTTAA
- a CDS encoding fumarate hydratase yields MYELIVETSTNLPNDVRRAIAKAKAQENAGTRAALSLSTITENIEMADEKVSPICQDTGMPTFEIKTPVGVNQIEIKKAIHKAMEQATADGKLRPNSVDSLTGKNSGNNLGGGTPVIHFSQWEEDVIDVRLILKGGGCENKNVQYSLPAELEGLGRAGRDLDGIRKCIMHSVYQAQGQGCSAGFIGVGIGGDRTTSYSLAKEQLFRTVDDVNPVEDLKKLEDYVMENANKLGIGTMGFGGEATLLGCKIGAMNRLPASFFVSVAYNCWAYRRLGVVIDQSTGDIKEWLYKDGETVDLNTASKEIAAAAEVQEKTREVVLEAPITEEQIRDLKVGDVVIINGMMHTGRDAIHHHLMDHDAPIDLNGQIIYHCGPVMLKDEEGNWHVKAAGPTTSIREEPYQGDIMKKFGIRAVMGKGGMGPKTLKALEEHGGVYLNAIGGAAQYYADCIKEVKGVDLMEFGIPEAMWHLEVEGFAAIVTMDSHGNSLHADVDKSSLEKLAEFKEPVFK; encoded by the coding sequence ATGTATGAATTAATCGTGGAAACATCAACAAACTTACCGAATGATGTACGTCGTGCGATTGCTAAGGCAAAAGCACAAGAGAATGCAGGCACAAGAGCAGCACTTTCTTTATCAACAATTACAGAGAATATTGAAATGGCAGATGAGAAAGTGTCACCTATTTGTCAGGACACAGGTATGCCTACGTTTGAAATTAAAACTCCTGTAGGCGTAAATCAAATTGAAATTAAAAAAGCCATTCATAAAGCAATGGAGCAAGCAACAGCTGATGGAAAGCTTCGTCCGAACTCTGTTGATTCCTTAACAGGTAAAAACAGCGGCAACAACCTAGGCGGCGGGACACCGGTTATTCATTTTTCTCAATGGGAAGAAGATGTGATTGATGTTCGCTTGATCTTAAAGGGCGGCGGCTGTGAAAATAAAAATGTACAGTACAGCTTGCCAGCGGAGTTAGAAGGGCTCGGCCGTGCTGGACGTGACCTTGATGGTATTCGCAAATGTATCATGCACTCTGTCTACCAAGCACAAGGACAAGGCTGTAGTGCGGGCTTCATTGGTGTTGGAATTGGCGGCGATCGTACGACGAGTTATTCCTTAGCTAAGGAGCAATTATTCCGCACAGTAGATGATGTAAACCCGGTTGAAGACCTTAAGAAGCTTGAAGATTATGTAATGGAAAATGCGAATAAACTTGGTATTGGAACAATGGGATTCGGCGGAGAAGCGACATTACTCGGCTGTAAAATTGGAGCAATGAACCGCTTACCAGCAAGCTTCTTTGTATCCGTAGCGTACAACTGCTGGGCATATCGCCGTTTAGGTGTAGTTATTGATCAATCAACTGGTGATATTAAAGAGTGGTTATACAAAGATGGCGAAACAGTTGACCTAAACACGGCGAGCAAAGAAATCGCAGCAGCTGCCGAAGTACAGGAAAAAACACGTGAAGTGGTCCTTGAAGCACCAATCACAGAAGAACAAATTCGTGATCTTAAAGTCGGAGATGTTGTCATTATTAACGGAATGATGCATACAGGCCGTGATGCGATTCACCATCACTTAATGGATCATGATGCACCAATTGATTTGAACGGACAAATTATTTACCACTGTGGACCAGTAATGCTTAAGGACGAAGAAGGAAACTGGCATGTGAAAGCGGCCGGTCCTACGACAAGTATTCGCGAAGAGCCTTATCAAGGTGATATCATGAAGAAATTTGGTATCCGAGCAGTAATGGGTAAAGGCGGTATGGGACCTAAGACGCTTAAAGCTCTAGAGGAGCATGGCGGCGTCTACTTAAATGCCATTGGCGGTGCGGCTCAGTATTATGCTGACTGTATCAAAGAAGTAAAAGGGGTAGACTTAATGGAATTTGGAATTCCAGAAGCGATGTGGCACCTAGAAGTAGAAGGGTTTGCTGCAATCGTAACGATGGATTCACACGGCAACAGTCTGCATGCTGATGTAGATAAATCTTCACTTGAAAAATTAGCTGAATTTAAAGAGCCGGTATTTAAATAA